The genomic stretch tgcaatctacatacagtaccccaaaatgacaaagcaaaaacaggtttttagacatttttgtaaacagaaatatcttatttacataagtattcagaccctttgctatgagactcagaattgagctcagatgcatcgtgtttccattgatcatccttgagatgtttttacaacttgattggagtccacctgtggtaaattcaattgattggacatgatttggaaaggcacacacctgttgttataaggtcctacagttggcagtgcatgtcagagcaaagaccaagcccttctgcagagaagaatgggagaaactccccaaatacaagtgtgccaagcttgtagcatcacacccaagactcgatgctgtgatcgctgccaaaggtgcttcaacaaaagtactgagtaaagggtctgaatacttatgtaaatgtgatatttccgttttttttttaaagagattagcaaaaatgttttgtttttttaacaggttttgctttgtcattatggggcattgtgtgtagattgatgaggggggaaaaaacaatttaatccattttagaataaggctgtaacataacaaaatgtggaaaaagtcaaggggtctgaatactttctgaaggcactgtattagtGATAGTTTATACAGTGTCCCCAGCAGCGGACCAGAACCAAAGATATTGATCTGTTTTATGAAGCCATCGATTGTGTCATCACGATAACTATAAACTTTTACATTAACAGCACCAATCTgaagttttttttgtgtgtaattAACCATATTTCGATGTGATCAAAACGTGAACTTGCGTAATGTAGTCGTAACGTATGCCTTCCATTTGATGCGGTAAAAACGTGAGCTTGCGTTATGTAGTCGTAACGTATGCCTTCCATTTGATGCGGTCAAAACGTGAGCTTGCGTAATGTAGTCGTAACGTATGCCTTCCATTTGATGCGGTAAAAACGTGAGCTTGCGTAATGTGGTCGTAACGTATGCCTTCCATTTGATGCGGTCAAAACGTGAGCTTGCGTAATGTAGTCGTAACGTATGCCTTCCATTTGATGCGGTCAAAACGTGAGCTTGCGTAATGTAGTCGTAACGTATGCCTTCCATTTGATGCGGTCAAAACGTGAGCTTGCGTAATGTAGTCGTAACGTATGCCTTCCATTTGATGCGGTCAAAACGTGAGCTTGCGTAATGTAGTCGTAACGTATGCCTTCCATTTGATGCGGTCAAAACGTGAGCTTGCGTAATGTAGTCGTAACGTATGCCTTCCATTTGATGCGGTCAAAACGTGAGCTTGCGTAATGTAGTCGTAACGTATGCCTTCCATTTGGATCAAAACATCAAGGAAGACGGCGAAATATAAAATCATCTAATATGTACAAATAAATCAACATTTCAATGTAGGATGATAGTATTATGTTACCCACTATACATAAAACTTCTATCTCACGAGTTTAATCGTTTGCagagttaaaaaaaataattgctTGTATGCACAATTTAACCGGGCGCTCTAGACAGCTCCCACAGTGACTGTGCAGCCCGTCTTTCCCAAATAGGAGATACAAAACTATTGTGTGTCTACGTCGATGATGTTTCGTGTAGCTAATCTTACTTtaggtaaaaaaaatattaaaaaaatgCATTTTTAGTTGTTCTCAGAAGAATAAATTGGAAAAAAGAATGCCATGGTTCATTGGAGCTTCGTATTTATTCtcattaaaaacagaaatacattggCATGTATTAACTACAAGCACATATGCGTTCAATTTTAATTACATTGAATTACAACATGAAAATTCTACTTATAACATTGGCTAAACATTCTACATTATAACATTTTAATTGATGGTCTCTCAGCCATCTTATGAAAGCACTAACAGTAGGTGGTGATGTAAATATAACCCCACAGAGTGTGAACCCCTCAACATGCTGTCAAACCAACACGCCTTACTCTTctctatttttacaaatgatttgccaTTTGTCTTACAAGAAGCTAAAATGAAGATGTATGCTGATGACTGCAGACTCTACACATCAGCACCTACAGCCAGGGAGCTCACAGAGACTCTTAGCAAAATGACTTACAGAATAAACTGGACTTAAATACATCAAAGCATATTGTATTTGGTTCCAATCATTCTCTTAGACCTAAACCTCACCTGGGGTTTTGCATGTGAAGATGGGGTGTGAATATCATGGTCTCGTCATATTGACTAAGTTGTTGTTTAGATGAGGTGTAGTTATCATGGTCAACTGTTAAACTAGGTTGTTGACTAGGTTGTTATGAAGATGGGGATGGATATTGTCTGTTATAAAAATATGTTCTGTGTTTCTGACACAAAGATCAACTGTACTAGTTGTCGAGACTCTGGTCTTGTCCCATCTTGATGACTGTCTGGTAATATGGTCAGGTGCAGAAAAGAAAGACCTAGCAAAGCCGTCTCAAAACAAAACAGCACATCTTGCCATTTAACTACACACATAtaactaacatcaacaacatggatGATAGTCTTTATGGTTGAGGGTTGAAGAGAAATGGACAATGTCTTGTCTTAAGAAATATTTGTGTGTTAAATCCCAAACCACTTGTATATTGTGTTTGTTTACACTTCAGAACAGACAAAGGGCCTTCagaacgtattcagacccctttgatTTATTCCCACattctgttatgttacagccttattctaaaatggattcaattgttttccatcatgaatctacacacaataccccgtaatgacatcacaataccccacaatgacaacacaataccccacaatgacaacacaataccccacaatgacaacacaataccccgtaatgacaaaaacaaaatatatattattttttctccaaaattgttgcaaattaaaaataaaaataaataaaaaactgacatcacatttacataagtattcagaccctttaatcagtactttgttgaagcacctttggcagtgattacagccttgggttttcttgggtatgacgctaaccTGTATTTGGAGAATTTCCCACATtcttatctgcagatcctctcgtgctctgtcaggtttgatggggtgcgtcgctgcacagcaattttcaggtctcgcCAGGGAtgttgattgggttcaagtccggtctctggctgggccactcaaggacattcagagacttgtcccgaagccacttcttggtggagtgctgcagagatggttgtccttctagaaggttctcccatctccacaaagaaactgtggagctctgtcagagtgaccactgcGTTCTTGGTCAccgccctgaccaaggtccttctccccggggtctgaatactttcccgaatagACTGCAGATACCCCACCAGACACACCACTGAGTTTCATCACGGTACCAAAACCGTGAAAAATGGGAATCCAAAATCctgtagctaatggggatcctaataaacaaaAACCTCACAGCAGACCACAcatctgtaatgtctctctccagtgtgtgttcgcTGATGCATCTTCAACTGTGTGCAACCCAGGCGAGATGATTGAATCCCCTCATTGATCAAAGCTTCTGTAAGATTTCTCTCCCGCGTGTGTTCTCTTGTGCCTTGTCAGTTGTACCGTTTGACGGAAACTCTTTCCACATAGAGCACAAacaaaaggtttctctcctgtgtgaattctCTGGTGTATAGTCAGTGTTCCTAAGGtagtgaaactcttcccacattgatcacagacatatggtttctctcctgtatgcGTCCGTCTGTGTTCAGTCAGGGAACCAGCTTCGGCAAAACTCTTCTCACATTGATCACAGTTATATGGTTTCTCTCCCGTGTGTGTTCGCTTGTGTATAGTCAGTTGTCCTGACTGACGAAAACTCTTTTCACATACAGCGCAGAcatatggtttctctcctgtgtgtattctctggtgtataGTCAGTGCTCCTAAGGTAGTGAAAcccttcccacattgatcacagacATAAGATTTCCTTCCTGTGTGTGTTCGCTTGTGTTCAGTCCTGGTATCAGCTCgagcaaaactcttcccacattgatcacagcgataagatttctctccagtgtgtgttagCTTGTGTTTCGTCAGTTGCCCTGGCTGAcgaaaactcttcccacattgatcacagccatatggtttctctcctgtgtgtattctctggtgtctTTTTAGGTCTC from Oncorhynchus gorbuscha isolate QuinsamMale2020 ecotype Even-year unplaced genomic scaffold, OgorEven_v1.0 Un_scaffold_2065, whole genome shotgun sequence encodes the following:
- the LOC124024911 gene encoding zinc finger protein 239-like translates to MSEEKETLLEEIEQSLHPLTEDNLRHLCERCGIDGSQVKGKNHRSLRRKIMEEMWENADSVKSEEQGISWLLRLKDDIRKIQEESSVAPMSPSQSDDDDEDDDGATNCDEEWNVEDNDGDSDSMSSSRNNGDNPNGRSLSGRALSSGKAPGLKVIQRPYSCDVCEKSFPHLGDLKRHQRIHTGEKPYGCDQCGKSFRQPGQLTKHKLTHTGEKSYRCDQCGKSFARADTRTEHKRTHTGRKSYVCDQCGKGFTTLGALTIHQRIHTGEKPYVCAVCEKSFRQSGQLTIHKRTHTGEKPYNCDQCEKSFAEAGSLTEHRRTHTGEKPYVCDQCGKSFTTLGTLTIHQRIHTGEKPFVCALCGKSFRQTVQLTRHKRTHAGEKSYRSFDQ